From Prochlorococcus marinus XMU1419, a single genomic window includes:
- a CDS encoding YciI family protein, which translates to MEKFVVFGKYCEDVLIKREPFRKQHLNRLRNLKDQNILVTLGPTKCTKYLFGIFNATDEKQLSTFIEEDIYWKKGIWTNYDIYPWVQAF; encoded by the coding sequence ATGGAAAAGTTTGTTGTTTTTGGAAAGTACTGTGAAGATGTATTGATTAAAAGGGAACCATTTCGTAAACAACATCTTAATAGACTTAGAAATTTAAAAGATCAAAATATTTTAGTTACTTTAGGACCAACAAAATGCACTAAATATTTGTTTGGTATTTTCAATGCTACTGATGAAAAACAATTAAGTACTTTTATTGAGGAAGATATATATTGGAAAAAAGGCATATGGACTAATTATGATATATACCCCTGGGTACAAGCTTTTTAA
- a CDS encoding NAD(P)H-quinone oxidoreductase subunit L: MENIFTNPFATLIAYVAVITAYLLVIPLFLFYWMNNRWNVMGKFERLGIYGLVFLFFPGLILFSPFLNLRLKGSSKG; encoded by the coding sequence ATGGAAAATATTTTCACTAATCCATTTGCCACTCTAATTGCTTATGTTGCTGTTATCACTGCATATTTATTAGTTATTCCATTATTTCTATTTTACTGGATGAATAATAGATGGAATGTTATGGGCAAATTTGAGAGATTAGGAATTTATGGACTTGTTTTCCTTTTTTTCCCAGGTTTAATTTTATTTTCTCCATTTCTAAATCTTAGATTAAAAGGAAGTAGTAAAGGTTAA
- a CDS encoding AbrB family transcriptional regulator, producing MLTGSELLAKVKELGDVSKSELVRACGYVSTKKNGGERLNFTAFYEALLEAKGINLGDSGVAGIGKGGRKLSYIATVQGNGNLLIGKAYTALLDLKAGDEFEIKLGRKQIRLLPTEES from the coding sequence ATGCTCACTGGTAGTGAACTTCTTGCAAAAGTTAAAGAACTTGGTGACGTTAGCAAGTCTGAACTTGTTCGAGCTTGTGGGTATGTTTCCACTAAAAAAAATGGAGGTGAACGCTTAAATTTCACAGCCTTTTATGAAGCTCTTTTAGAAGCAAAAGGAATAAATCTTGGTGATTCTGGAGTTGCAGGAATTGGGAAAGGGGGGAGAAAACTAAGTTACATAGCTACGGTACAAGGAAATGGAAACCTCTTGATTGGGAAAGCATATACAGCACTTCTGGATTTAAAAGCAGGTGATGAATTCGAAATCAAGCTTGGAAGAAAACAAATTAGATTATTACCTACTGAAGAATCTTAA
- a CDS encoding outer membrane protein, producing MRKYFVISSLLLGSLTSPICAEESKSFYLSISGGINSINELESDLDGTGVVSFGTDSPFQYSLAIGKEFDDWRLEFNYSATTVSRDSITVTAPGQNPVTSNINPEIEEDIKSYMIFGYKDFPTDKKFSTYLGAGLGFSTVEMAEANPIVGGANVPTPAIDEELFTFGLKGGVEYEVSDTTSLYAEVSYLNYAEFSTAAANGNANANAVGGEGAGLGGGGEAAAAAAAGGGADTDFDSNNSFVVTTGLRFRF from the coding sequence ATGAGAAAATACTTCGTTATATCATCACTATTATTGGGTTCTTTAACCTCTCCAATATGTGCAGAAGAATCTAAAAGTTTTTATCTTTCTATTAGCGGAGGGATAAACTCCATTAATGAACTTGAAAGTGATCTTGATGGGACAGGTGTTGTTTCCTTCGGTACTGATAGTCCTTTTCAATATTCTTTGGCAATTGGTAAAGAATTCGATGATTGGAGATTAGAATTTAATTATTCAGCTACAACCGTTTCACGTGATTCAATCACAGTAACAGCTCCGGGACAAAATCCTGTCACTTCAAACATTAACCCAGAAATTGAGGAAGATATTAAAAGTTATATGATATTTGGTTATAAAGATTTCCCAACTGATAAAAAATTCTCTACTTATCTTGGAGCCGGCCTGGGATTTTCCACTGTTGAAATGGCTGAAGCAAACCCCATTGTAGGAGGAGCAAATGTACCTACTCCAGCAATTGATGAAGAACTTTTCACATTTGGATTAAAAGGCGGGGTAGAGTATGAAGTCTCAGACACTACCTCTCTATATGCAGAGGTTTCCTATTTGAATTACGCAGAATTCTCAACTGCTGCTGCTAATGGTAATGCTAATGCAAATGCTGTTGGTGGTGAAGGTGCTGGTCTTGGTGGTGGTGGTGAAGCTGCTGCTGCTGCTGCTGCTGGCGGTGGTGCTGACACAGACTTTGACTCAAATAATTCTTTTGTAGTTACAACAGGACTTAGATTTCGTTTCTAA
- a CDS encoding DUF3007 family protein, which translates to MTKGKVVQIGILLSLLGLISFKLFSLIGVDNFTTNTFSSCILFLIVITWVSSYVFRVINGKMTFMEQRKRYRKDYEKVVNDKLEAKFNALSKEEQEKLMEDLEKNP; encoded by the coding sequence TTGACTAAAGGTAAAGTTGTTCAAATAGGTATTCTTCTTTCTCTATTAGGATTAATAAGTTTTAAATTATTTTCGCTAATTGGCGTGGATAATTTCACAACGAATACTTTTTCAAGCTGCATTCTATTTTTAATTGTCATTACTTGGGTATCTTCGTATGTTTTTAGGGTTATAAATGGAAAAATGACTTTTATGGAACAAAGGAAGCGTTATAGAAAAGATTATGAAAAAGTTGTTAATGATAAACTAGAAGCTAAGTTCAATGCATTGTCAAAGGAAGAACAAGAAAAACTAATGGAAGATTTAGAAAAAAATCCTTAA
- a CDS encoding 6-carboxytetrahydropterin synthase has translation MHIHSLKFSCSKSYEDFPCSHRQWRHKGHCRFVHGYSRSFTFCFTAKKLDPNGFVVDFSSLKPLENRLKEQFDHTFLVNKDDPLLNYWKKLNDLDALDLRIMDNVGMEFTSELIWRWANEYLQEKDKGRTCCWKTESKENKSNKASYEKIPDWFKP, from the coding sequence ATGCATATTCATTCGTTGAAATTTTCATGCAGTAAAAGTTACGAGGATTTCCCCTGTTCACATAGGCAATGGCGCCATAAAGGCCACTGCAGATTTGTGCATGGATATTCAAGATCATTCACCTTTTGCTTTACTGCAAAAAAATTAGACCCAAACGGTTTTGTTGTAGATTTTTCAAGTCTAAAGCCCCTAGAAAATAGACTAAAGGAGCAATTTGACCATACTTTTTTAGTAAATAAAGATGACCCTTTGTTAAATTACTGGAAAAAATTAAATGACTTAGATGCCTTAGATCTGAGAATTATGGATAATGTGGGTATGGAGTTCACTTCTGAATTAATTTGGAGATGGGCTAATGAATACTTGCAAGAAAAGGATAAGGGCAGAACATGTTGTTGGAAAACAGAATCAAAAGAAAATAAATCCAATAAAGCAAGTTATGAGAAAATTCCTGATTGGTTTAAACCTTAG
- a CDS encoding outer membrane protein, producing MKKYLVASSLLLSSFTSPIFAEESKSFYFSIGGGINFVGDIESSVGVINGEYGTNNPFQYSFAIGKEFEDWKLEFNYSGTTISSDELTVTAGGVGATAALTPDYEADVTSYMIYAYKDFPSDTKFTPYIGAGLGFSSIDVPSQNIALAGVNFVTSDFDTQVFTFGLKGGVDYEIAENTSLYTELGYLNLASFDAEEGEEFDSINSFVVTAGLRFSF from the coding sequence ATGAAAAAATACTTGGTTGCATCTTCACTATTATTGAGTTCTTTTACCTCTCCAATATTTGCAGAGGAATCTAAAAGTTTTTATTTTTCTATTGGAGGAGGGATAAATTTTGTGGGTGATATTGAGAGTAGTGTTGGAGTTATAAATGGTGAATATGGCACTAACAATCCCTTCCAATATTCATTTGCAATCGGTAAAGAATTTGAAGATTGGAAATTAGAATTTAATTATTCAGGTACTACTATTTCAAGTGATGAATTGACGGTAACAGCTGGAGGTGTTGGTGCTACTGCAGCTCTTACTCCAGATTATGAAGCAGATGTTACGAGTTACATGATCTATGCTTATAAAGATTTCCCTAGTGATACAAAATTCACACCATATATTGGAGCAGGTTTAGGTTTTTCTTCTATTGATGTCCCTTCACAAAATATAGCTCTTGCAGGGGTTAATTTTGTAACTAGTGATTTTGATACACAAGTATTCACATTTGGATTAAAAGGAGGAGTAGATTATGAAATAGCAGAAAATACTTCTTTATATACTGAGCTTGGATACTTAAATTTGGCATCATTCGATGCTGAAGAAGGTGAAGAATTTGATTCTATTAATTCGTTTGTAGTTACAGCAGGCCTTAGATTTAGTTTCTAA
- a CDS encoding YkvA family protein: MKENYKTQEKIYDAEVLESSTFDENIIIKILIKAGRTIAKPALEVLEMAIDPYTPAQVRISLMAALAYLIMPFDLFPDFMPLVGFSDDFVALTAVLSIWGKYMTPSIRERAENKLNKLFPFF, encoded by the coding sequence ATGAAAGAGAATTACAAAACCCAAGAAAAAATCTATGATGCTGAAGTTTTAGAGAGTTCAACATTTGATGAGAATATCATTATCAAGATTCTTATTAAAGCAGGAAGAACAATTGCCAAGCCAGCCCTAGAAGTTTTGGAAATGGCTATAGATCCTTATACTCCAGCACAAGTAAGAATTTCCTTAATGGCTGCATTAGCTTATTTAATTATGCCATTTGACCTTTTCCCAGACTTTATGCCCTTAGTTGGTTTTAGTGATGACTTTGTAGCACTCACAGCAGTACTTAGTATTTGGGGTAAATATATGACTCCATCAATAAGAGAAAGAGCAGAAAATAAGCTTAATAAGTTATTCCCTTTTTTTTGA
- the trpA gene encoding tryptophan synthase subunit alpha yields the protein MKEHEMKLIKNNYLSKVDEKFYNLKSNNKLALMPFIMAGDPNVEITSEILLKLQDNGADLIELGIPYSDPLADGPTIQLSASRALKAGTTPRKVITLLDSLKGKLNIPIVLFSYLNPLLCFGFEEFCEMASNAGVSGLIIPDLPLEEAYKFSNVVRTYSMDLILLVAPTTPFERMEKISNYSKGFTYLVSVTGVTGERNKMENRVENLINKLKQINNNPIAVGFGISTPEHINKVREWGADGVIIGSAFVKRISSSSEKDVVDQVGKFCKDMRLAADQKN from the coding sequence ATGAAAGAGCACGAAATGAAATTGATCAAAAATAATTATCTATCAAAAGTAGATGAAAAGTTTTATAACTTAAAAAGTAATAACAAATTAGCTTTGATGCCTTTTATTATGGCAGGAGATCCCAATGTTGAGATTACGTCTGAGATATTATTAAAGTTGCAGGATAATGGAGCTGATCTTATTGAATTAGGAATCCCATATAGTGATCCTCTCGCAGATGGACCTACTATTCAACTGTCTGCCTCTCGCGCCTTAAAAGCAGGCACAACTCCAAGAAAAGTAATTACCCTTTTAGATTCTTTAAAAGGCAAATTAAATATTCCCATCGTGCTTTTTTCTTACTTAAATCCTCTTCTATGTTTTGGATTTGAAGAATTTTGTGAAATGGCATCCAATGCTGGAGTTTCTGGACTAATAATTCCTGATCTCCCTCTTGAGGAAGCCTATAAATTTTCGAATGTAGTTAGAACATATTCTATGGACTTAATTTTATTGGTAGCTCCAACTACTCCTTTTGAAAGGATGGAAAAAATATCTAACTATTCGAAAGGTTTTACTTATTTAGTAAGCGTTACGGGTGTTACAGGAGAGAGAAATAAAATGGAAAATAGAGTAGAAAATCTTATTAATAAGTTAAAACAAATAAATAATAATCCAATTGCCGTTGGTTTTGGAATTTCTACTCCTGAACATATTAATAAAGTTCGTGAATGGGGAGCTGATGGAGTAATTATTGGAAGTGCATTTGTAAAACGAATTTCTAGTTCAAGTGAAAAAGATGTTGTTGATCAGGTTGGTAAATTTTGTAAAGATATGAGATTAGCTGCCGATCAAAAAAATTAA
- a CDS encoding sigma-70 family RNA polymerase sigma factor produces the protein MSSLSDFLGEIGRHQLLTPERELTMGRKVQEMVVLLNRCQEAGGKGPACEYSEAERKKIKIGEKAKNEMITANLRLVVNLAKRYQGKGLELLDLIQEGTLGLTRAVEKYDPSRGHRFSTYAYWWIRQGLNRALSTQSRTIRIPVNINEKLTKLRAAKSKLMQLKGIPPNSQELAEEMKITKEEIDELLSCEVRSITVSLQGTVKSKSDPSELVDILPSDQTPPMELAELAERTASAWKLLDKANLTEKERKIVSLRFGLDGSNEWRTLAEVARHMSCSREYCRQVVQRALRKLRKAGIQNGLVDSIS, from the coding sequence GTGAGTTCATTAAGCGATTTTCTTGGTGAAATAGGTCGTCATCAACTTTTGACTCCCGAAAGAGAACTCACTATGGGCAGAAAAGTCCAAGAAATGGTTGTGCTTCTTAATAGATGTCAAGAGGCAGGTGGCAAAGGTCCTGCTTGTGAATATTCCGAAGCTGAAAGAAAAAAAATTAAAATTGGTGAAAAGGCCAAAAACGAGATGATAACAGCCAACCTCAGACTGGTTGTCAATCTTGCTAAAAGATATCAAGGTAAAGGATTAGAATTATTGGACTTAATTCAGGAGGGAACTTTAGGCCTTACAAGAGCCGTAGAAAAATATGATCCCTCTAGGGGGCATAGATTTTCTACCTATGCTTATTGGTGGATCAGGCAAGGATTGAATAGAGCATTATCGACTCAAAGTAGAACCATTAGGATCCCAGTAAATATTAATGAAAAACTTACAAAATTAAGAGCAGCAAAATCAAAGCTTATGCAACTTAAGGGGATTCCACCTAACAGCCAGGAACTTGCTGAAGAGATGAAAATCACTAAAGAGGAGATTGATGAACTCCTCTCTTGTGAAGTGAGAAGTATCACTGTTAGTCTTCAAGGCACTGTCAAATCAAAATCAGATCCCTCTGAACTAGTTGATATTCTTCCAAGTGATCAAACCCCTCCTATGGAATTAGCTGAATTAGCCGAAAGAACAGCATCTGCCTGGAAGTTATTAGATAAGGCTAACCTAACCGAAAAAGAAAGAAAGATAGTAAGCCTAAGATTTGGTTTAGACGGCTCAAATGAATGGAGAACTTTAGCTGAAGTTGCGAGACATATGAGTTGCAGCAGGGAATATTGCCGACAAGTTGTTCAACGTGCTTTAAGAAAACTTAGAAAAGCAGGCATACAGAATGGATTAGTTGATAGCATTAGCTAA
- the hisIE gene encoding bifunctional phosphoribosyl-AMP cyclohydrolase/phosphoribosyl-ATP diphosphatase HisIE, producing MTYSNNFSIEDLRFDNYGLIPAIAQDWLDGSILMLAWMNKESLTMTLETKNVHYWSRSRSEIWRKGATSGSTQILKEIRFDCDNDALILLIEQNGSGACHTGEKSCFFNEIQINQNNKKKKKTTPFSNICSELFYTINERSINPSEKSYTNHLLTKGSNTILKKIGEESAEFIMACKDNDKNSISNEAADLIYHLQVALMHKGVNWRDVLAVLESRRKN from the coding sequence ATGACTTATTCAAATAATTTTTCAATAGAAGATCTACGCTTTGATAATTATGGATTAATCCCTGCAATAGCACAAGATTGGCTTGACGGATCGATTCTTATGCTTGCTTGGATGAACAAAGAGTCTTTGACAATGACACTTGAAACCAAAAACGTTCATTACTGGAGTAGATCAAGATCAGAAATTTGGAGAAAAGGAGCTACAAGTGGAAGTACCCAAATACTTAAAGAGATAAGATTCGACTGCGATAATGATGCACTAATTCTTTTGATTGAACAAAATGGTTCAGGAGCATGTCACACTGGGGAAAAAAGTTGTTTTTTCAACGAAATCCAAATTAATCAAAATAATAAAAAAAAGAAAAAGACAACACCCTTTTCAAATATTTGCTCTGAATTATTTTATACAATTAACGAAAGATCGATAAATCCATCAGAAAAAAGTTACACAAATCATTTATTAACAAAAGGCAGTAATACAATTTTAAAAAAAATAGGAGAGGAATCAGCAGAATTTATAATGGCTTGCAAAGATAATGATAAAAATTCAATCTCAAATGAAGCTGCTGATTTAATTTATCATCTTCAAGTAGCCCTTATGCATAAAGGAGTTAATTGGAGAGATGTACTCGCTGTTTTAGAATCAAGAAGAAAAAATTAA
- a CDS encoding ATP-dependent Clp protease ATP-binding subunit has translation MKIVPSEFSNSAWSCFILAKEIAYKNNQQNVDSDNLFLALIKQDNLTKTILKKNNVNIKEIEKEIMYSLNLKAKMKNKQDNLYIGDTLHKVFLKANDIKNTLNDVVISTEHLVYGLTYDDKYRFHILNQKGITEFLEIIKKMKSDPTLQNEFDTSNESLEKYGIDLTQSAREGILDPVIGRDEEIRRTIQILSRRTKNNPVLIGEPGVGKTAIVEGLAQRIINGDVPSALQNRQLISLDMGALLAGAKYRGEFEERIKNVLKKVKESDGKIILFIDEIHTVVGAGASGGSLDASNLLKPMLARGELRCIGATTINEHKQNIEKDPALERRFQKIKIDAPSIDDTVSILRGLRERYEVHHSVRISDNALVAAATLSERYINDRFLPDKAIDLIDEAASRLNMVITSKPEEIDEIDRKVLQFEMEKLSLKRETDYFSLERLKKINNELISLKDKQAELGAKWKKEKDEIDEISTIKEEIESVQLQIDQAKRSFDLNKAAELEFGTLNSLQKKLKEKSESLVNSHKSGETSLLRQEVTFDDIAEVVSKWTSIPVQNLNQSEKDKLLSLESILKEKIIGQDSAIKAVVDSIKRSRTGLNDPSKPLASFLFLGPTGVGKTELSKVTAKIIFDSNSSITRLDMSEYMEKHSVSKIIGAPPGYLGFESGGQLTEAVRKNPYSLILLDEIEKAHKDILDILLQVLDDGIITDGQGRTINFKNSIIVLTSNLGSQSINDLSIRKEDTNEIKKVIDNELKNFFKPEFLNRLDEIVIFNNLELNDMKEIAKIQLQNLEKRLNKNNLKFKISDEAINQLVENSFDHAYGARPLKRIIQKQVETKISNNILNNHYFNKDEINIYLANGEIIVD, from the coding sequence ATGAAAATAGTTCCAAGCGAATTTTCAAATTCAGCTTGGAGCTGTTTTATTTTGGCTAAAGAAATTGCTTATAAAAATAATCAACAAAACGTAGACTCTGACAATTTATTTTTAGCTCTCATAAAACAAGACAATCTTACGAAAACAATCTTGAAAAAAAATAATGTAAATATCAAAGAGATTGAGAAAGAAATAATGTATTCATTAAATTTGAAAGCGAAAATGAAAAATAAACAAGATAATTTATATATTGGTGATACTCTTCACAAAGTATTTTTGAAAGCGAATGATATTAAAAATACTTTAAATGATGTAGTGATATCAACAGAACACTTGGTTTACGGTTTAACTTATGATGATAAATATAGATTTCACATTTTAAATCAAAAAGGTATTACAGAATTTCTCGAAATTATAAAGAAAATGAAGTCAGATCCAACATTACAAAATGAATTTGATACTTCTAATGAGTCTTTGGAAAAATATGGTATTGATCTAACTCAATCTGCACGAGAGGGAATTCTAGACCCAGTTATTGGTAGGGATGAGGAAATTAGAAGGACAATTCAAATATTAAGTAGAAGAACAAAAAATAATCCTGTTCTAATTGGAGAACCTGGAGTTGGTAAAACAGCCATTGTTGAAGGTTTGGCTCAAAGAATTATTAATGGCGATGTACCCTCTGCACTACAAAATAGACAGCTAATTTCATTAGATATGGGTGCACTTTTAGCTGGAGCAAAATATCGCGGAGAATTTGAAGAAAGAATAAAAAATGTATTAAAGAAAGTTAAGGAATCAGACGGTAAGATCATTCTTTTTATTGATGAAATTCATACAGTAGTTGGTGCAGGGGCAAGTGGAGGCTCTTTAGATGCGAGCAACCTTTTGAAACCAATGCTTGCAAGAGGAGAACTTAGATGTATTGGTGCTACAACTATTAATGAACATAAACAAAATATAGAAAAAGATCCTGCTCTAGAACGAAGATTCCAAAAAATAAAAATTGATGCTCCTTCGATTGACGATACTGTATCAATATTAAGAGGATTAAGAGAAAGATACGAAGTTCATCATAGTGTGAGAATTTCTGATAATGCTTTGGTTGCTGCTGCGACCCTTAGCGAAAGATATATCAACGATAGATTTCTTCCTGACAAAGCAATAGATCTAATCGATGAAGCAGCCTCAAGATTAAATATGGTCATAACTTCCAAACCTGAAGAAATTGATGAGATTGATCGAAAAGTTTTGCAGTTTGAGATGGAAAAATTATCTTTAAAAAGAGAAACAGATTATTTTTCTCTAGAAAGATTAAAAAAAATCAATAATGAACTTATATCCCTTAAAGATAAACAGGCAGAATTAGGTGCTAAATGGAAAAAAGAAAAAGATGAAATTGATGAGATTAGCACCATAAAAGAAGAAATTGAATCTGTTCAATTGCAAATAGATCAAGCCAAAAGGAGTTTTGACCTCAACAAAGCAGCAGAATTAGAATTTGGAACTTTAAATTCACTACAAAAAAAATTGAAAGAAAAAAGTGAGTCTCTAGTTAATTCCCACAAAAGCGGAGAGACAAGTCTTTTAAGGCAAGAGGTTACTTTTGATGATATTGCAGAAGTTGTCTCAAAGTGGACCTCTATTCCAGTACAGAACTTAAACCAGTCAGAAAAAGATAAACTTTTGAGCCTCGAGTCAATCCTTAAAGAAAAAATTATTGGTCAAGATAGTGCAATTAAGGCTGTTGTAGATTCCATTAAGAGATCAAGGACTGGTCTAAATGATCCAAGCAAGCCATTAGCCAGTTTCCTCTTCTTAGGTCCAACTGGTGTTGGGAAAACAGAGCTGAGTAAAGTAACAGCCAAAATTATATTCGATTCAAATTCTTCAATTACAAGACTGGATATGTCTGAATATATGGAAAAGCATTCAGTAAGCAAAATTATAGGTGCGCCTCCTGGATATTTAGGTTTCGAATCGGGCGGTCAACTAACTGAAGCTGTGCGCAAAAATCCTTATTCATTGATACTTCTTGATGAGATAGAGAAAGCTCATAAAGATATCTTAGATATTCTTTTGCAGGTTCTTGATGATGGAATCATTACTGATGGTCAAGGTCGTACAATCAATTTCAAAAATTCAATCATTGTTCTTACAAGTAATTTAGGAAGTCAATCAATAAATGATTTATCAATTAGAAAAGAAGATACAAATGAAATTAAAAAAGTTATTGATAATGAACTAAAAAATTTTTTCAAGCCAGAGTTTTTAAATCGACTCGATGAAATAGTTATTTTTAATAATTTAGAATTAAATGACATGAAAGAAATTGCAAAAATCCAGCTTCAAAATTTAGAAAAAAGACTTAACAAAAACAACTTAAAATTCAAAATTTCGGATGAGGCAATTAATCAACTTGTCGAAAATAGTTTCGATCATGCCTATGGTGCAAGGCCTCTAAAAAGAATTATTCAAAAACAAGTTGAGACAAAAATTTCAAATAATATATTGAATAATCATTACTTTAATAAAGACGAGATTAATATTTATCTCGCTAATGGAGAGATAATCGTTGATTAA